One window from the genome of Oryza glaberrima chromosome 3, OglaRS2, whole genome shotgun sequence encodes:
- the LOC127765690 gene encoding calmodulin-binding protein 60 D-like gives MDLKRVLEVEEEVVDGDEDELASPEAKRRRTFINNSSMQEAIGAQYMQRHLPKLEPFLRRVVQEEVQNVLIRHIDSAHRLPLQLKTSSKRYKLQFQGNLPLTLFTGNRVEGENKQPLRIVLTDAVSNQTITSGPLSSMKVELLVLDGDFNADERLEYTEKEFSESIVFEREGKRPLLSGEVIIVLEKGVASIRDISFTDNSSWIRSRKFRLGARISRASSIEERVQEAVSNPFLVKDHRGEVYKKHHPPALADDVWRLEKIGKDGVFHKKLADFGIHTVQDFLRNLVMDQYGLRSLLGSGMSNKMWEATVEHARECVLDDKLYSYCSGHGIILLFNCIHEVVGVIVGSHCFTLNALTPTQKALVVKLQQDAYKFPNRIVEFKVQSQCTSQSSPTTIQSQSVQMPASENAQILNLPQGELPSSSQDCLLNPLQYQPLNEALEDVLQTAGGSHHQHQGGSGELPWIASSFGAGGFVDARDPFDVQFSGSQPCGLLLSSSGARL, from the exons tggaggaggaggtggtcgacggcgacgaggacgagctCGCCTCCCCGGAGGCCAAGCGCCGGCGAACTTTCATCAA TAATAGCTCGATGCAGGAGGCCATTGGCGCGCAGTACATGCAGAGGCATCTGCCCAAGCTGGAGCCGTTTCTGCGCAGAGTT GTGCAGGAAGAGGTGCAGAATGTTCTTATCCGCCACATTGATTCGGCACACAG GCTTCCCCTTCAGCTAAAGACAAGCAGTAAACGATACAAGCTGCAGTTCCAGGGCAACCTGCCTCTGACCCTCTTCACAGGCAACAGAGTGGAAGGGGAGAACAAGCAGCCTCTCCGAATTGTTCTCACCGACGCTGTCAGTAACCAGACGATCACCTCCGGCCCGCTGTCCTCCATGAAGGTTGAGCTCCTCGTTCTTGATGGCGATTTCAACGCTGACGAGCGCTTGGAGTACACCGAGAAGGAGTTCAGCGAGAGCATAGTCTTTGAAAGGGAAGGCAAGAGGCCACTGTTATCCGGCGAGGTGATCATTGTGCTTGAGAAAGGTGTTGCATCTATCCGCGACATTTCTTTCACGGACAACTCTAGCTGGATAAGGAGCAGGAAGTTCAGACTTGGTGCGAGGATCTCTCGGGCCAGCTCCATCGAAGAAAGAGTGCAGGAAGCTGTCAGCAATCCTTTTCTCGTGAAGGATCACCGTGGGGAAG TTTACAAGAAGCATCATCCTCCTGCACTAGCTGATGACGTTTGGCGTTTGGAGAAAATTGGGAAAGACGGCGTTTTCCACAAGAAGCTTGCAGACTTTGGAATTCACACTGTTCAAGATTTCCTCCGGAACTTGGTGATGGATCAATATGGACTACGTAGT TTACTTGGCAGTGGAATGTCAAACAAGATGTGGGAAGCAACCGTTGAGCATGCACGGGAGTGCGTTCTGGACGACAAGCTTTACTCCTACTGCAGCGGGCATGGGATAATCCTTCTCTTCAACTGCATCCATGAGGTTGTCGGTGTGATCGTTGGAAGCCACTGCTTCACTCTGAATGCTCTTACTCCAACACAGAAG GCGCTGGTGGTGAAGTTGCAGCAAGACGCCTACAAGTTCCCCAACCGCATAGTGGAATTCAAGGTGCAGTCCCAGTGCACCAGCCAGTCATCACCAACCACCATCCAGTCCCAGTCCGTGCAGATGCCGGCTTCAGAGAACGCACAGATTCTGAACCTACCTCAAG GTGAGCTGCCGAGCTCTTCACAGGACTGCTTGCTGAATCCGCTCCAGTACCAGCCGCTCAACGAGGCGCTGGAAGACGTCCTCCAGACAGCCGGCGGCAGCCACCACCAACACCAGGGTGGTAGCGGCGAGCTGCCATGGATAGCGTCGTCGTTCGGAGCGGGCGGCTTCGTCGACGCGAGGGACCCTTTCGACGTGCAGTTCAGCGGCTCCCAGCCGTGCGGGCTGCTGCTCTCCAGCAGCGGCGCCAGATTGTGA
- the LOC127768542 gene encoding probable protein phosphatase 2C 33: MESAAGEEGKAAPSLPLATLIGRELRGGGSERPLVRYGHFGFAKRGEDYFLVKPDCLRVPGDPSSAFSVFAVFDGHNGVSAAVFSKEHLLEHVMSAVPQGIGRDDWLQALPRALVAGFVKTDIDFQRKGEASGTTATLVVVDGFTVTVASVGDSRCILDTQGGVISLLTVDHRLEENVEERERVTASGGEVSRLNLCGGQEVGPLRCWPGGLCLSRSIGDTDVGEFIVPIPHVKQVKLSNAGGRLIIASDGIWDALSSEAAAQACRGLPAELAAKLVVKQALKTSGLKDDTTCVVVDIIPSDHSSTPPSLSPKKNQNKLRSLLFGRRSHSSVGKLGNKSASFDSVEELFEEGSAMLDERLGRNFPSKANSSPSRCAICQVDQAPFEDLVTDNGGGCCSAPSTPWVGPYLCSDCRKKKDAMEGKRSSRSTACR, encoded by the exons ATGGAgagcgccgccggggaggaggggaaggctGCCCCGTCGCTTCCCCTGGCGACCCTGATCGGCCgcgagctccgcggcggcggctccgagcGGCCGCTCGTCCGGTACGGCCACTTCGGCTTCGCCAAGCGCGGCGAGGACTACTTCCTCGTCAAGCCCGACTGCCTCCGCGTCCCGGGCGACccttcctccgccttctccgTCTTCGCC GTGTTCGACGGACACAATGGCGTGTCGGCGGCGGTGTTCAGCAAGGAGCACCTGCTGGAGCACGTGATGAGCGCCGTGCCGCAGGGCATCGGCCGCGACGACTGGCTGCAGGCGCTGCCGCGCGCGCTGGTCGCGGGCTTCGTGAAGACGGACATCGACTTCCAACGCAAGG GGGAGGCATCAGGGACGACAGCGACGCTGGTCGTCGTCGATGGGTTCACGGTCACGGTGGCGTCGGTTGGGGACTCCAGGTGCATATTGGACACGCAGGGCGGTGTGATCTCGCTGCTAACCGTGGACCATCGTCTCGAGGAGAATGTAGAGGAGCGGGAGCGCGTCACCGCGAGTGGAGGGGAGGTCAGCCGGCTCAACCTGTGTGGTGGACAGGAG GTGGGACCTCTCAGATGCTGGCCAGGTGGATTGTGCCTTTCAAGATCGATTGGGGATACTGACGTTGGGGAGTTCATTGTGCCAATTCCACATGTCAAGCAAGTGAAG CTATCAAATGCTGGAGGGAGGCTAATAATTGCATCAGATGGAATATGGGATGCACTGTCCTCAGAAGCTGCTGCTCAGGCATGCCGAGGATTGCCTGCAGAGCTGGCTGCAAAGCTTGTCGTGAAG CAAGCACTGAAGACAAGTGGGCTGAAAGATGACACCACCTGTGTGGTTGTTGATATCATCCCATCTGATCATTCTTCAACACCTCCATCACTATCTCCAAAGAAAAACCAGAACAAGTTGAGATCTCTTCTTTTTGGTAGGAGGTCACATAGTTCTGTTGGAAAGCTTGGAAACAAGTCTGCTTCATTTGACTCTGTGGAGGAATTATTTGAAGAGGGTTCCGCAATGTTGGATGAAAG GTTGGGTAGGAATTTTCCATCAAAAGCAAACTCGTCCCCATCTCGCTGTGCAATCTGCCAAGTGGATCAAGCACCTTTTGAAGATTTAGTGACAGATAATGGAGGTGGTTGCTGTTCTGCCCCATCGACACCATGGGTTGGCCCTTATCTTTGTTCAGATTGTAGGAAAAAGAAGGATGCAATGGAAGGTAAAAGATCTAGTCGCTCAACAGCGTGCAGGTGA
- the LOC127767573 gene encoding kinesin-like protein KIN-14F has protein sequence MAEAAALFSLSAAAVVEDVLRQHGCRLSDRDLASRRAEEAAARRNEAAGWLRRTVGAVAARDLPEEPSEEEFRLGLRNGQILCGALNRVHPGAVPKVVVNTAADSVLQPDGAALSAFQYFENVRNFLVAAQEIGLPCFEASDLEQGGKSARVVNCVLALKSYGDWKQCGGTGPWKYGGNLKPSASGKSFVRKNSEPFRRCQSMNEGEVPYEEAGFSGDYHLDSGDMSTSRPLKMLVSAVLSDKRPDEVPQLLESMLSKLVEEFENRLTSQHELVKAALKNGTDGTKSFSKSKVLVEATPNSNEKKMDTIEVYSKHRQTKKEAYGEVTLKQYSMLQLQSKHVEELKADIRATKAGMEFMQMKYSEDINILGRHLFSLAHAASGYHIVLEENRKLYNQVQDLKGSIRVYCRVRPFLPGQVSSCAVGSIDEGNITIITPSKSGKEGRKTFSFNKVFGPSATQDEVFLDTQPLIRSVLDGYNVCIFAYGQTGSGKTYTMSGPKNMTEQTQGVNYRALSDLFKLAEQRKGAFIYDIAVQMIEIYNEQVRDLLVNDGLNKRLEIRNNSQNGLNVPDASLVRVASTMDVMELMNVGQKNRAVGATALNDRSSRSHSCLTVHVQGRDLTSGTILRGCMHLVDLAGSERVDKSEVTGERLKEAQHINKSLSALGDVIASLAQKSVHVPYRNSKLTQLLQDSLGGQAKTLMFVHISPESDALGESISTLKFAERVSTVELGAARLNKESGEVKELKEQIARLKSSLAMKDSGSEQNINRDPEAFNMKMPSPGFSNRRQGSCELVSSQTNFRQPMEDVGNIEVRANPTLRQKKPSFDLQDLLASNDSPSWPDSISRANFQMGEERETIGGEWIDKVVVNNNNSVGDWEGDSAALPDFFYQRYHSGTRDKQYLRNNSRKKDGNEFEQQRPRFYSTNTDDSDDIDIATSDSSESDALWQFSVQSINSSISENGSKIKKPQTKLRESSDTRTPLHSQIPSASRKTSNGNRSGRQPLSGSDSRRLSSNGRHAGTK, from the exons atggcggaggcggcggcgctcttctCGCTCTCCGCGGCCGCCGTGGTGGAGGACGTGCTGCGGCAGCACGGGTGCCGCCTCAGCGACCGCGACCTCGCCTCCCGCAGGGCGGAGGAAGCCG CGGCGAGGCGGAACGAGGCGGCGGGGTGGCTGCGCCGCACGGTGGGGGCGGTGGCCGCGCGCGACCTGCCGGAGGAGCCGTCGGAGGAGGAGTTCCGGCTCGGCCTCCGCAACGGCCAGATCCTCTGCGGCGCGCTCAACAGGGTCCACCCGGGCGCCGTCCCCAAG GTGGTGGTGAACACGGCGGCGGACTCCGTGCTGCAGCCGGACGGCGCGGCGCTGTCGGCGTTCCAGTACTTCGAGAACGTGCGCAACTTCCTCGTGGCGGCGCAGGAGATCGGCCTGCCGTGTTTCGAGGCCTCCGATTTGGAGCAG GGAGGGAAGAGCGCCAGGGTGGTGAACTGCGTACTGGCATTGAAGTCGTACGGTGACTGGAAACAATGTGGTGGCACCGGGCCATGGAAATACGGGGGGAATTTGAAGCCGTCGGCTTCCGGCAAGTCGTTCGTGAGGAAGAACTCCGAGCCATTCCGGAGGTGCCAATCGATGAACGAGGGCGAGGTGCCTTACGAGGAGGCTGGATTCAGCGGTGATTATCATCTTGATTCCGGTGACATG TCGACGTCACGCCCTTTGAAAATGTTGGTTAGTGCAGTTTTGTCCGACAAGAGGCCCGACGAAGTTCCACAG CTCTTGGAGTCCATGCTGAGTAAACTCGTCGAGGAATTCGAGAATCGATTGACTAGCCAACATGAATTG GTGAAGGCGGCTCTGAAAAATGGTACAGATGGCACCAAATCCTTCTCGAAATCAAAGGTTCTGGTTGAAGCCACCCCAAATTCTAATGAGAAAAAG ATGGATACGATAGAGGTTTACTCCAAACATAGACAAACCAAAAAGGAAGCATATGGAGAAGTTACACTGAAGCAATATTCAATGCTACAACTACAGTCAAAGCATGTTGAG GAACTCAAGGCTGATATTAGAGCTACAAAAGCTGGCATGGAGTTTATGCAAATGAAGTACTCCGAGGACATCAACATCTTAG GAAGGCATCTGTTTAGCCTTGCACATGCTGCCTCAGGTTATCATATAGTTCTTGAAGAAAATCGCAAGCTGTACAACCAAGTGCAAGATCTTAAAG GGAGTATCAGGGTATATTGTAGAGTACGACCCTTTTTACCTGGACAAGTAAGTTCTTGTGCTGTGGGTTCAATTGATGAGGGCAATATAACCATCATCACTCCTTCCAAGTCTGGAAAGGAAGGCCGAAAGACTTTTAGCTTCAACAAGGTGTTTGGCCCTTCAGCAACACAAG ATGAGGTGTTCTTAGATACCCAGCCCCTTATTCGCTCAGTACTTGATGGATACAACGTTTGCATCTTTGCTTATGGCCAGACCGGTTCAGGGAAGACATATACAATG AGTGGGCCCAAGAACATGACTGAGCAAACCCAGGGTGTAAATTATCGGGCACTAAGTGATCTATTTAAGCTTGCTGAACAAAGGAAAGGAGCATTCATTTATGATATTGCTGTGCAAATGATAGAGATTTATAATGAGCAAGTCAGGGACCTCCTTGTCAATGATGGTCTGAACAAAAGAT TAGAGATTCGAAATAATTCTCAGAATGGACTTAATGTGCCGGATGCAAGCCTTGTCCGTGTCGCATCAACAATGGACGTGATGGAATTGATGAATGTTGGGCAGAAGAACCGTGCAGTCGGCGCCACTGCACTAAATGACCGGAGCAGTCGTTCCCACAG TTGCTTAACTGTACATGTTCAAGGAAGAGATTTGACATCAGGGACCATTCTTCGTGGCTGCATGCACTTAGTTGATCTCGCAGGCAGTGAGCGGGTTGATAAGTCAGAGGTCACTGGAGAAAGGTTAAAAGAAGCACAACATATAAACAAATCATTGTCGGCTTTAGGGGATGTGATTGCTTCACTTGCCCAAAAGAGTGTGCATGTACCTTACAGGAATAGTAAATTAACACAACTCCTGCAAGATTCTCTTG GAGGTCAGGCCAAAACCTTGATGTTTGTTCATATAAGCCCAGAGAGTGATGCTTTAGGAGAAAGCATAAGCACATTGAAGTTTGCCGAGCGTGTATCCACTGTTGAACTTGGCGCTGCTCGGTTGAACAAAGAGTCTGGAGAAGTTAAAGAACTTAAGGAGCAG ATTGCTCGACTCAAATCATCATTAGCAATGAAAGATTCAGGATCAGAGCAAAACATTAACCGTGACCCTGAGGCATTTAACATGAAGATGCCTTCACCTGGCTTTTCAAATAGGCGACAGGGTAGTTGTGAGTTGGTGTCTAGCCAAACTAACTTCAGACAACCAATGGAGGACGTTGGAAACATAGAG GTTAGAGCCAATCCAACATTAAGACAGAAGAAACCAAGCTTTGATCTCCAGGACTTATTAGCGTCAAATGATTCCCCATCATGGCCAGATAGCATTTCAAGGGCAAATTTTCAAAtgggagaagaaagagagactATTGGTGGGGAATGGATCGATAAGGTTGTAGTGAACAACAATAACTCAGTAGGTGATTGGGAAGGCGACAGTGCAGCTTTACCTGACTTCTTTTACCAAAGGTACCATTCAGGTACAAGAGATAAGCAATACCTGAGAAATAACTCAAGAAAAAAGGACGGAAATGAGTTTGAGCAGCAAAGACCAAGATTTTATTCCACAAATACTGATGATTCTGATGACATTGACATTGCAACAAGTGATTCCTCAGAATCAGATGCACTATGGCAGTTCAGTGTCCAAAGCATCAATAGTTCAATTAGCGAGAATGGTTCAAAGATCAAGAAACCACAAACGAAGCTAAGAGAGAGCTCAGATACCAG GACACCACTCCATTCTCAAATACCATCTGCTTCGAGAAAAACCTCCAATGGAAATAGATCTGGACGGCAACCTTTAAGTGGTAGCGATAGCAGAAGGCTCTCATCAAATGGTAGACATGCTGGTACAAAGTAG
- the LOC127765522 gene encoding peroxisomal membrane protein 11-2: MVTAAGSPSSSSARKPASRPRLPRRDILVHVEAYLSRRDGVDNLLKVSLYAARLALALAAGQPPLPHAATARLRSFESSVGLSRKAFRLGKFVQSINALRTAAYHPHPHVHPLLVLLAYGGQGVYNFLEQFAWLAKAGLLPARLLPRRLHRIGVWAQLLAHVGSIAIKLEEVAELECGVEARLEEGCGEESEVVRTLSRKLLLKRMSLVQDMVDSAMTVGDVTGRKGLLGSSTLMASAGLLSALISVHKNWNSC, encoded by the coding sequence ATGGTCACCGCCGCaggctccccctcctcctcctcagcccgCAAGCCAGCCTCCCGCCCGCGGCTGCCACGCCGCGACATCCTCGTCCACGTCGAGGCCTACCTCTCccgccgcgacggcgtcgacAACCTCCTCAAGGTCTCCCTctacgccgcccgcctcgccctcgccctcgccgccgggcagccgccgctgccccacgccgccaccgcccgcctcagGTCCTTCGAGTCCAGCGTCGGCCTCAGCCGCAAGGCCTTCCGCCTCGGCAAGTTCGTCCAGTCCATCAACGCCCTCCGCACCGCCGCctaccacccccacccccacgtGCACccgctcctcgtcctcctcgcgtACGGCGGCCAGGGCGTCTACAACTTCCTCGAGCAGTTCGCGTGGCTGGCCAAGGCCGGCCTCCTGCcggcgcgcctcctcccccgccgcctccatcgcaTCGGCGTCTGGGCGCAGCTGCTGGCGCACGTCGGCTCCATCGCGATCAAGCTGGAGGAGGTGGCAGAGCTGGAGTGTGGCGTCGAGGCGCGGCTCGAGGAAGGTTGCGGAGAGGAGAGCGAGGTGGTGAGGACGCTGAGCCGGAAGCTGCTGCTCAAGCGGATGTCCCTTGTGCAGGACATGGTGGATTCCGCGATGACGGTAGGGGACGTGACCGGCCGGAAGGGTTTGCTCGGCAGCTCGACGCTAATGGCGTCCGCCGGCTTGCTGTCCGCGCTGATCAGCGTTCACAAGAACTGGAATTCGTGCTGA
- the LOC127765521 gene encoding peroxisomal membrane protein 11-3 — protein sequence MAVRPNDTSPFVKSKFQTRTKRPLPYHDQPAPHTQSPPNSRAPNDGAAAPPLSSTQQPAAMAAAAAAAGSSDSRKPAAHPPPRDFLVHVEAYLSRRDGVDKLLKISRYAARLALAAGPLPPAASARLKSFESSVGLSRKAFRLGKFVQNVNALRAHPHPPPAVALLAYGGEGVYYFLEQFVWLAKAGLLPAHLLPRLQRLSAWAELLGYVGSITIKLEEIGKLESSVKMRLKEGCREESDVVRTLRVKLLLKRMSVVQDVADAVMALGDVTDGKGLLGSSTLMASAGLLSALISAHKNWNSC from the coding sequence ATGGCGGTTCGGCCCAATGACACGTCACCCTTCGTCAAGTCCAAGTTCCAAACCCGTACGAAACGCCCACTCCCCTACCACGACCAGCCCGCACCGCACACGCAATCACCGCCCAACTCGCGCGCACCcaacgacggcgccgccgctccgcctctcTCTTCCACGCAGCAaccggccgccatggccgccgccgccgccgccgcgggctccTCCGATTCCCGCAAGCCAGCCGCTCACCCGCCGCCCCGCGACTTCCTCGTCCACGTCGAGGCCTACCTCTCccgccgcgacggcgtcgacAAGCTCCTCAAGATCTCCCGctacgccgcccgcctcgccctcgccgcgggCCCGCtgccccccgccgcctccgcccgcctCAAGTCGTTCGAGTCCAGCGTCGGCCTCAGCCGCAAGGCCTTCCGCCTCGGCAAGTTCGTCCAGAACGTCAACGCCCTCCGCGCCCATCCCCATCCGCCCCCGGCCGTCGCGCTCCTCGCCTACGGCGGGGAGGGCGTCTACTACTTCCTCGAACAGTTCGTGTGGCTGGCCAAGGCCGGCCTCCTGCCCGCGCACCTCCTCCCACGCCTCCAGCGACTCAGCGCCTGGGCCGAGCTGCTGGGATACGTTGGTTCCATCACGATTAAGCTGGAAGAGATCGGCAAACTGGAGTCTTCCGTCAAGATGCGGCTGAAGGAAGGTTGCAGGGAGGAGAGCGATGTGGTGAGGACGCTACGGGTGAAGCTGCTGCTCAAGCGGATGTCCGTTGTGCAGGACGTTGCGGACGCCGTGATGGCGCTAGGGGACGTGACCGACGGGAAGGGTTTGCTCGGCAGCTCGACGCTCATGGCGTCCGCCGGCTTACTGTCCGCGTTGATCAGCGCTCACAAGAATTGGAATTCGTGCTGA
- the LOC127765520 gene encoding uncharacterized protein LOC127765520, with translation MGKGGEGAVPVGESGGRRRRRPGEDGGDDDDEEYVVEEDEEEECDEDLSASSAGEGGEGTDEEYEEGDEDEEEDETPRPRQPVKSRENGRKGKADPPVARSRRRKYEDDDDYSEEEDDGVDEYGEDLEEEEEEDDEVPRSKRMKKRGGRNVEGKLPLERSNRRRYEEDMDFDPDMDEEEEEEDVDFDPEVEDEEEEDFEDEEDDELEATKVRVKNMGRRKSALNQRRGKMKSSSKVASRKVDSVKARNAASIRRRQKKRSMLDRYEDDDFIVEDEVTADWQPRKKARIRKQMEVDPPTPVFEAEIWPTIDSDTTDFEFVTSDEEAAIAEPTRVIKKGRKKRVFVSDSSSDSEFVVSDKELGNLKESEPPESLKVLPSSPRKISVTGNGEHKGKEKKEPQEAGRATCGICLSEEQRVTVQGVLDCCSHYFCFACIMQWSKVESRCPLCKRRFTTITKSSKEDTGLELTNSVIRVEERDQVYQPTEEEIRRWLDPYENVVCIECNQGGDDSLMLLCDICDSSAHTYCVGLGREVPEGNWYCGGCRLDGEAHSYHNHVNGNSGMFGAISPIGTFERQGIDLNVSPREIPRGNHSVESQASTAGASTPSGRQTNATNFRRRQMHDWIRSLLSRPRTTLGPVMHHNGVHQSGFVPSTEPDHMNFCAPLESDTLHNTGSVPRSEPSQNFHVMSEANTSETSFGRHAALSERRQIYERFFMLLSRPSPTIRPDLCHNASEHGSSIPRVEPNHMNFHAPPVANSPQTLLDGIPNRSNGFSFTQAHSNFVDGNNFQGTEGV, from the exons AtggggaagggaggggaaggggcggTTCCCGTGGGGgagagcggcgggcggcggcggaggaggccgggcgaggacggaggcgacgacgacgacgaggagtatgtggtggaggaggatgaggaggaagagtgCGACGAGGATCTGTCTGCCTCGAgcgccggcgagggaggagagggcaCAGACGAGGAATACGAAGAGGGTGATGAGGACGAAGAGGAGGATGAGACCCCGCGGCCGAGGCAGCCTGTCAAGAGCCGCGAGAATGGGCGGAAGGGGAAGGCAGACCCACCCGTTGCGCGATCTCGTCGACGTAAGTACGAGGATGACGATGACTACTcggaagaagaagacgatggggTCGACGAGTACGGCGAGGAtcttgaggaggaagaagaggaggacgaTGAGGTGCCACGATCCAAGCGCATGAAGAAACGTGGTGGCCGCAACGTGGAGGGGAAGCTTCCTCTGGAGCGATCAAATCGCCGGAGGTATGAGGAGGACATGGACTTTGACCCTGAcatggatgaggaggaagaggaggaggatgttGATTTCGATCCTGAagtggaggacgaggaggaagaagattttgaggatgaggaagatgatgaatTGGAAGCGACTAAGGTGAGGGTTAAGAATATGGGGCGGCGAAAGTCTGCTTTGAATCAGCGACGAGGGAAGATGAAGAGCAGCTCTAAGGTGGCCAGTCGGAAGGTGGATTCAGTCAAGGCAAGGAACGCTGCTTCTATAAGACGGAGGCAGAAAAAACGTTCAATGCTTGATCGTTATGAGGATGACGACTTCATTGTGGAGGACGAGGTTACGGCTGATTGGCAACCAAGGAAAAAGGCTAGAATTAGGAAGCAGATGGAGGTTGATCCTCCGACACCAGTTTTTGAGGCTGAGATATGGCCTACTATTGATTCAGACACGACAGACTTCGAATTTGTAACATCCGATGAGGAAGCAGCCATTGCTGAGCCTACTAGGGTTAttaagaaggggaggaagaaaagGGTATTTGTGTCAGATTCATCCTCAGATTCTGAATTCGTTGTATCAGATAAGGAATTGGGGAATTTGAAGGAGTCTGAGCCTCCAGAGTCTCTGAAAGTGCTGCCTTCATCACCCAGGAAGATTTCTGTTACAGGTAATGGGGAGCACAAGGGGAAGGAGAAAAAGGAACCACAGGAGGCTGGAAGGGCAACGTGCGGGATTTGCCTTTCTGAAGAACAGAGAGTGACTGTGCAGGGTGTGCTGGATTGCTGTTCACACTATTTTTGCTTTGCATGCATCATGCAATGGTCTAAGGTTGAGTCAAGGTGTCCGTTGTGTAAACGGCGGTTCACAACAATCACAAAGTCGTCAAAGGAGGATACTGGTTTGGAACTGACAAATTCTGTAATTAGGGTTGAAGAACGTGATCAG GTTTATCAGCCTACGGAAGAGGAAATAAGACGTTGGCTAGATCCATACGAGAATGTTGTGTGCATAGAGTGCAATCAAGGTGGTGATGACAGTCTCATGTTACTATGCGATATTTGTGACTCCTCAGCACATACTTACTGTGTTGGTTTGGGAAGAGAAGTACCTGAAGGAAATTGGTACTGTGGAGGTTGTAGACTCGATGGCGAAGCACATTCATACCATAATCATGTGAATGGCAATTCTGGGATGTTTGGTGCAATTTCACCAATTGGCACTTTTGAAAGGCAGGGGATTGATCTAAATGTATCTCCAAGAGAGATTCCTAGGGGAAATCATTCTGTTGAGTCTCAAGCTTCTACTGCAGGAGCATCAACTCCATCTGGAAGGCAGACAAACGCAACGAATTTTAGAAGACGTCAAATGCATGACTGGATACGCAGTTTGCTTTCTAGACCAAGGACAACACTTGGGCCAGTTATGCATCATAATGGTGTGCATCAGAGTGGTTTTGTACCAAGCACTGAACCAGACCACATGAACTTTTGCGCACCATTAGAATCTGACACTTTACACAACACTGGGTCTGTACCACGAAGTGAACCAAGCCAGAACTTCCATGTTATGTCAGAAGCCAACACTTCAGAGACTTCCTTTGGAAGGCATGCAGCTCTTTCTGAAAGACGTCAAATTTATGAACGTTTTTTCATGTTGCTATCTAGACCAAGCCCGACTATTAGACCGGACTTGTGCCATAATGCCTCAGAGCATGGTAGTTCTATACCAAGAGTTGAACCAAACCACATGAACTTTCATGCTCCGCCAGTAGCCAACAGTCCACAAACTCTGCTTGATGGCATTCCAAACCGCAGCAATGGTTTTTCTTTTACTCAGGCTCACAGTAATTTTGTAGATGGAaacaacttccaaggaactgaAGGTGTCTAG